The following proteins are encoded in a genomic region of Paenibacillus sp. FSL R7-0273:
- a CDS encoding 3D domain-containing protein, with amino-acid sequence MKTRFRAVTLFAAAIGISTLLHSAPAQADSVHIAGASTTYYTLSGYYDISIEDIMNANPGIEAGNIYSGLSLTIPGVTSPKPAALQKATVAASSAVPASVISASLNVEAASKTVEAWGKEFSYDKVIQVKASAYSSAASENGEWGAVDYFGNPLKLGTIAVDPSVIPLGTKVLVTGHSHPGLPKIAFLATATDKGSAIKGNRIDIFIPGSQSSVAEFGYQYVNLFIIE; translated from the coding sequence ATGAAAACCAGATTCAGAGCCGTTACATTATTTGCTGCCGCAATCGGGATCAGCACATTGCTGCATTCAGCACCTGCACAGGCAGACAGCGTACATATTGCAGGAGCAAGTACCACCTATTATACTCTATCGGGCTATTATGACATAAGCATCGAAGACATTATGAATGCCAATCCGGGTATTGAAGCAGGCAATATTTATTCAGGCCTAAGCCTTACCATTCCCGGAGTTACCTCCCCTAAACCGGCAGCTTTACAAAAAGCAACCGTTGCAGCTTCTTCAGCTGTCCCGGCTTCTGTGATCTCTGCCAGCCTGAATGTCGAAGCGGCCTCCAAAACAGTGGAGGCGTGGGGCAAGGAATTCAGCTATGACAAGGTGATTCAGGTTAAAGCCTCCGCTTATTCCTCTGCAGCCAGCGAAAATGGGGAATGGGGAGCTGTTGACTACTTCGGAAATCCGCTGAAGCTGGGTACCATTGCTGTTGATCCGAGCGTAATCCCGCTTGGAACCAAGGTGCTGGTGACCGGACACTCCCACCCGGGGCTGCCGAAGATAGCCTTCCTGGCTACGGCTACTGATAAAGGCAGTGCCATTAAGGGTAACCGGATCGATATTTTTATTCCGGGCAGCCAGAGCTCGGTTGCAGAGTTTGGATACCAGTACGTAAATTTGTTCATAATTGAATAG